The segment GCCGCAAGGTCGTGGGGGTTCAAGTCCCCCCTTCCGCACCACCTGTTGCACACGCCTTACACGATACCATCAACCGGGAGAAGGACATGGAGAAGAGGATGCAGAGCCGAAGACAGTTCCTGGCCACCGGCGCCGGAGGGCTATTGGGCATGGCGGCTCTCCAACAGCCCTGGCTGGCGCTGGCGGCAAAGAAGACCGCCGATTCGGTCCACGGTCCGATCAGGATCACCGACATCGAGAAACACGAAATCCATCCCGACTACGTGGACTGGCTCCACTACGAGCTGAATCACTTCTACGGTCCCACCAAGCGCAGCGTCTACGTGGTTCACACCAACAAGGGCCTGCAGGGGCTGGGCGAAGGGAGGGACGAGCCGGACGAGGTGCTCGAGAAATACATCGGCACCAGCCCCTTCGACTGGGTCGGGGACGAGACCTCCATTCCCATGGCCAAGGCCACCTACGACCTGATGGGCAAGGCGGCCGGAGTCCCGGTCTACAAGCTCTTCGGCCAGCGCTACCGGCGCTGGGTGCCCTTCTCCTCCTGGACGGTCTCCACCCATCCGCCCCTCATGGTGGAAGCCGTACAGAAATACTCGGCCATGGGCTACAACTGGATGAAGTATCACCTCTCGCCCTTCGAGAACGTCTTCGATCAGCTCGAGGCCATGGAGCAGGTGGCCCCCAAGGGATTCAAGCTGCACTTCGACCTCACCCGCTTCCACCACTACGGGCACAACCCCGACCTGGTGGAGCGAGTGGCTCGCTCTCCCATTGCCGGCTGCTTCGAGGACCCGCTGGAAACCACCGACATCGACGCCTACATCGATCTGCGCAAGCGAATCCGGCTGCCCATCCTCATCCACGGCAGCAGGATCCAGCACAGCTTCGAGGTGCTGCGGCGGGCTGCCGACGGCTACATCATCGGACACAGCAAGCTGGGCCTGGTCATGCAGCGAGCCGGACTGTTCGCGGCCGCGGGCGTGCCCTTTACCGTCCAATGGGTCGGCGGTGGCATCACCCAGGCCATGTTGGTCCACATGCAGGCCGCCTTCAAGACCGCCGACTTCCATATCACCACCGCGGCCGAGACCCTGGCCGGTGACGTGACCAACGAGCGGTTCAGGCCGACCAACGGCTTCGTGCGTGTCTCGGAGAGCCCCGGCCTGGGAGTGACCCTGAACCGGGAAGCCCTGGAAGAGCTCACCCGGAACCGGCCTCCCCAGCAGCCGCCCTTCATCCTGAGGACCCGCTTCAAGAACGGGTCCGTGATGTACAACCTGATGAAGCCTCCCGAGACTCGGCATCTGATGGTCCTGCCCCACCGATGGCGGCTGATTCCCATGGCCTTCGATGCACCGCTTTCGACCGACTACTGGGACAACGACGGGTCCCCCGAGTTCCAGTCCATGATGAAGCGCCTGGAATCCGAAGCCATGGTGCTGCAGAACGAGTAGGGGAAATTTCGATCGGCCCGGCAGGCCCCGCGAAACCGAAGCTGTCCCAAAGGAGATGACGGTCACCCTTGAGTCCATCCGCAACCGATTCAAACAAGACTGAGAGGCGGCGCCGGCTCCGCTGGTGGCCGGCAGCGGCCATCGGAATTGCCGCCCTGGTCGCCTTGACCTGGATCTGGTCCGCCGAGGTGAGCCACGAGGCAGTCCGAACCGTCCGGACGGCCATGGTCGTGATCGTTTCCCTGCTGCTGCTCCTCCTGTGGTGGATGCTGGCCTCGGGCCTGAGATGGAGAGCCAGGTGGTTGGGATTGGCGGCTGTCGTCCTGGTCGGGTTCCTGCTGCGCAGCCTGGTGGCCTATGAGGGAGTGGACGGCAACCTGGTCCCCATTCTGCGCTGGAGCTGGACCTCCCGGACCGTCCCCGAGATCTCCGGCTCGGGTTCCGGCCTGCACACGGTTACGGTAGCCGGCGCGGAGACCGACTTTCCCCAGTTTCTGGGCCCCAACCGGGATGCGCGGCTGCCCGGACCCAGGCTGTCCACCGACTGGACCCAACATCCTCCCAAGGAGCTCTGGAAGCAGCCGATCGGCTTGGGATGGTCCTCCTTCGCCATTGCCGGCGAGCTGGCCGTCACCCAGGAACAGCGCGGCTCACGGCAACTGGTGGTCGCCTACCAACTGCGCAGCGGCGAGGTCGTCTGGGTCCGCACCGACCAGGGCTCGTTCCAAAGCGCCCTGGGAGGAGACGGCCCGCGGGCCACGCCCACCATTTCGCGGGAGGGCAGAGTCTACACCCTGAGCCCCAGGGGCCTGCTCAACTGCCTGGAGCTCGAAACCGGCAAGCTGCTCTGGCAACGCAACATCGAGACCGAAAACGCGGCCGGCGGCATGCGGTGGGGGCGCAGCTCTTCCCCGCTGCTGGTCGACGACCTGGTGGTGGTCAATCCGGGAGGATCCCCCCATCGTTCCCTGGCCGCCTACCGCCAACTCAGCGGCGAGCTGGTCTGGACCTCCGGAAACGCCGTCACTTCCTACGCCTCACCAACCCTGCTCACCCTGCTGGGCCGGCCTCAGATCGTCATGGTGAATCAGCAGATGGTTACCGCCCATTCGCCCGAGGACGGTCGCATCCTCTGGGAGCAGGCCTTCCCCAGCGGTCAGCCTCACTGCTCCCAACCGGTGGCCGTAGCCGACGACCTGGTGTTCGTCTCCAGCGGCTATGGAATCGGCAGCAGGCTGTTCCGGATCAGCCCCGGCGAGGATGGCAAATACCGTTCGGAAACCGTTTGGGAAAGCCGGGGACTCAAAACCAAGTTCACCAACACCGTCCTGCACAAGGGCTCGATCTACGGCCTGGACGAGGGGATCCTGGTCTGCCTGGACCCGGAGACGGGCCGGCGGCGATGGAAGCGGGGCCGCTACGGCCACGGCCAGCTCATTCTGGTGGGGGACCTGCTGCTCATCACCTCGGAGCAGGGCGAGGTGGCGCTGGTGGAGGCCAATCCCGAGCGGTACCAGGAAGTCGCCCGCTTTCCGGCCCTCGACGGAATCACCTGGAACACGCCGGCCCTCAGCGGTGACCTTCTGCTGGTCAGGAATCACCAGGAAGCCGCCGCCTACAAACTTCCCGTGGCGCAGTAGTCCATGGGCTCACGCCCACGGCAAAGCGCCGCCGCCGCATTCGCGGCTCAACTCCCCTACGCGACGTTTCCCGATGGCTCCCCCCGGGCCCTTGCCCGGGGCATATTCTAAATAGAAAAGCACGTTTCCTCTTGCAGCGTTGTGGGTTCGGGGATAGCTGCGAATGCTGCGGTTGACGTGGGTTGCCCGGCGATACGCCACCTACGGGCCATCCCTATAGAGCTGCGTAGCTGCGGCTCAGGGTAGCCCCGGGTGTCAACCCGGGGTCGTATGGGTTCAGCACCCACCCAGCCGCGAATGCGGCGCATAAAAAGCACCCGTTCACGAACGCACTGCTTCCCCAAAGAAACACCCCCCCACGCCACGGACACCCACTGGCGCCGCGAATGCGGCGCATAAAAAGCACCCTTCCGGAACGCAATGCTTTACCAATTACCCGCTTGGCGAATCCGCCTGACCGGAGGTTACGGGTTTCCGGCGCCGCCGCAAATGAAACCAAAGCGCCGCAACCGCCACCAGCCCCACCGCCGCCATCCCCCAGGGCCCGCCCTTCTTCCACACCATGATGAGGCTGCCGCAGCCGGCGACCGCGGTGGCCAGCGTCATCAGGCTGTTCCAGGTCCAGCGGCTCGCGCCCCGGGGCATCTCCGGACCCAGCACCTTGCGCTGGTTCATCAGCAGCAGGAAGGTTAGGTAGGCCAGCGGCAGCAGGATAAAGCCGAAGACCGAGGTGGGGATGGCCAGCCAGAAGGCGGCCTTGCTCCAGACGAAGGGTCCCAGGGCCCCGGTGGCCGCGGTCAGGGTGGCCAGCCGATAGGTCCAGCCGGTGGCGGGCAGGTTGAACATCTCGCAGATCACCAGCCCGGAGGCCAGCATCAGCAGCGTGATGGTCGACAGGGCCATCCCCAGCACGCCGAGACCGAAGACCAGGTTGGCGAAGGATCGACCGCTCAGCGGCTGCAGCGAGTCGGCCAGGTCGAAGGCGTCCCGGGTCACCAGCGTCGCCGCCAGCTTTTTCTCGGCCGGGGAGAAAGACATGGTTTCCGCAGGCGCCACAGATTGGCCCGCTGCCACTCGACCCTTCAACAACTGCTGGAACTCCCTTTGCTGAATGGGCGAGGCGGCGGCCATCTGTTGCTCGGCCGTCTCCGGCCCCAGGCCCGGCTGCGGTTGGACGTGGAACTGGGTTGCAGCGGCGATGACCACGCAACTGGTGGCAATCATGAAGGGAATCAGCATGCCGCTGCCCAGATCGAAGATCACGAAGCCGCGAAAGGCCTTGCCCCACTTGCGCCGGAGCAGCGTGTAGGGAAAGAGGAAGGTCATGTTGATGCCCACGGCCGTGGCCGCGGCGCTGACCAGCACGTCGGTCTGCTTCTGCACGATGAGGTCGCTCCAGTAGGAACGATGGGCCTCCGCCACGGACTGAAGCAGCGGGAGATATTGTTCCGAGGGAGTGAGCAGCGATTGCGGATTGGGGATGAACCCCTTCCACAGAGACTGCCAGGGCAATCCCTGGGGAGACAGGCTCAGGGTAATCACCACCGCGATGAAGCAGGCCACGATCAGGGCCACCGCGATCTTGAGAATGACCTCGTACAGCTTGACTCCCATGCGGCCGCGCCCGTAGCTCCAGGTGGCAGCCGTCGAAATCCCCAGGAGCAGGAGCACCACCAGGATCTTGCCCGGCCATCCTTCGACTACCCCCGGAAGCAGGTTCTGCTGTATTACGGCCGTCGCCAGGGAATATTGGGGCATCGACCACACCAGGCTGGCCAGCAGCGAGGCCAGCGCCCAGCCCCACCCCAGCACGGGGTTGACCTGCCGATTGACGGCCTGAAAGGGGGAAGCGCCGGTGGAGGTGGTGACATATCCGATGGCGCTCAGCATCACGATGCCCAGCACCATGGCCACGGGCTGCAGCCAGAGCAGCGAGTAGCCGGCCAGCACGCCCAGGTAGAGGCTGCTGCTCAAGGAGCCGCCGCCCAGGGTCAGGGCGCTCTGCAGCCAACCCGGCCCCGACAGCTTGAAGTAGGCCAGCACCAGCGCAAGCCCACCTTTTCTTTGGGCCTCCAGGAGGGTCTGCTCTTCCGGGTGTGGGGCAGGCGGGGCGGCGGTATTCATCGCGGAGTCCTCGCAGAAAGGGAATCAGAAGTGGGGGGAAGATCGCTGAACAAGACCCGGAGAATATCGGGGGGCCATTCACCTGTCAAGCGTTTGGCCTCCAGGTCCGAGGACCCGACCGGCGCCCGGACGGCGGGGGGCGGCAGGTTCGGCGTCCCCCGGAAGCGGACACTTCGCCTGCTATCGACACCGGACAGTTCACATACTACCGGCAGCGCCCCTGAAAAGACTTGACAAGCCACCCCGCCTGAAGGATTTTAGGGGCTCCCGGCAAGGCGGTCATCCACCGTCCGGGCAGCCCAAAGCCCGCCTGTCCAGGGTGTTCCCATTCAACGGCCGGTTGACGTTTTCCCGCCGGCCACGGTCTCGGCTTCACCGCAACCGCAATAACACCAATCCAGAAAGGTAACCCTCAATGCCCCAACGTCCCTTGTCTTCGCATCAGGTCGACCGTCCCACCGACCGCAGGACCTTCCTCAAGGCTTGTGGAGCGGCCGCGGGCTCGATGGTGCTGGCCCCGCTGTCCGGTTGCCAGCAGGCCCCACCGCCGTCCGAGCCTGCCGGCCGTCCCTCTCACCTGGTGCAGTTCGGCCACACCGACCTCTACGTTTCCAGGCACTGCCAGGGCACGGCCTTCCGGCGCCATCTCAGCCGCGAGGGCGGGGATGCCGAGGCCCACAAGCTGATAGGGCACTGTATCGACCTCGGCATCAATTTCTTCGACTCCTCCGAAGCCTACGGGCACGGAGGATCCGAGACCGCATTGGGGCACGGAATCGCCGGACGGCGCAGCGAGGTGGTGATCGCCACCAAGGCCGCTGCAAGCGGCGCCGACGGAAAGCCCCTGGTCTTCACCCGGGAGATCCTGACCCGGAAGTGCGAAGCCAGCCTCAATCGCCTGCAAACCGACTACATCGATATCTACCTGTTGCACGGCGCCGACAAGCTCACTCCCTCCAGCGAACAATACTCGCCGCCTCACGACACCCCGACTCTGGAACACATGGAGGAGATTGCCGACGCCCTGGACAGCCTGGTTCAGGCCGGCAAGATCCGCTACTGGGGAGTTTCCAACCACCTGGCCAAGCAGGTGGACGAGTTGATCGAGATCGGAATGAGGGCCGACAGGTCCGGCAAGTCACGCCTCGCCGGCCTGCAGGACTACTACAACATCGTGTCCGGCGCCCGCCGGGACTTCATGAGCCAGGAGTTGTTCCCGCTGATTCGCAAGGGCAACCTGGGGCTGATGGCCTTCAGCCCTCTGGGCGAAGGCAGACTGGTGCCGGGTCGAGAGCCCGAGGAGGGATCTCCCCTAGTCGGCGTGATCGAGGAACTGGACCGGGTCGCCGAAGAACTGGGGGTCAGCCGCCCCCAGGTGTGCGTGGCCTGGGTGCTTTCTCACCCCGAGGTGACCAGCGCCCTCTCTGGAGGGGAAAAGCCCGAGCACGTGGAGGACAACTTCAAGGGCACAAAGCTCACCCTGCCGGCAGAGGCTCTGACGCGGCTCAAGGCCGCCTCCGACACCTACAACGAGCTGATGGCCAAAGCGAAAGCCGAGGGTTGAGAGGAAAAGGACAAGCCAAGGCGCGCCCGGCACAGAGCGTAACCGCAAGGCAGAACAATAGGACCAGCACCGTACTGATGTCTATTGCAAAATTCGGCATCGGGTCGTTTGCCGGGAATGGCCACAAAAGGCACAAAAACACAATTTGTGACTTTTGTGCTTTTTGTGGTTAAACAGCATTTTTCACCCGGGCGCACCCGATAATGAAAATGGCAGAACCTCGGGATTGACGGCACAATGACCTGCCCCGCTGCGAATTTTGCAAAAGGCTCTACTGAAAAAAGTTCTCAAATTAGGTCGAACATCCCGTTTAGAAATGCGGGTTAATCGCAATCGCAATACAACCGTTCCTGCGAGGTAAACCACCATGCCCCTACGTCCCCTGTCTTCCCGTGCCGTCGACAGTCCGACCGATCGCAGGACCTTCCTCAAGGCTTGCGGAGCGGCTGCCGGCTCGGTGGTACTGGCTCCGCTGTCCGGTTGCCAACAGGCGCCACCGCCGCCCGAACCCACCAGCCGTCCCTCTCACCTGGTGCAGTTCGGCCACACCGACCTCTGGGTCTCCAGGCACTGCCAGGGCACGGCCTTCCGGCGCCACCTCAGCCGCGAGGGCGGGGACGTGGAGGCTCACAAGCTGATCCGGCACTGCATCGACATCGGCATCAACTTCTTCGACTCCGCCGAAGGCTACGGGATGGGAGGATCCGAAACCGCACTGGGGCACGGAGTCGCCGGACGGCGCAACGAGGTGGTGATCGCCACCAAAGGCTCGCCGCATCCCGCCGGCGAGAAACCCTTGGTCTTCACCAAGGAGATCCTGACCCGGAAGTGCGAAGCCAGCCTCAAACGCCTGAACACCGACTACATCGATATCTACCTGCTGCACGCCCCCGACGCGATTACTCCGTCCAGCCAACGTCCGGAGCCGCCCGCCGGCACCGCGACCCTGGAGCACATGGAGATGATCGCCGACACCATGGACAGCCTGGTTCAGTCCGGCAAGATCCGTTACTGGGGAGTTTCCAGCCACCTGGCCAAACAGGTGGACGAGCTGATCGAGATCGGAATGAGGCCGGACAGGTCGGGAAAATCACGCCTCGCCGGCCTGCAGGACTACTACAACATCGTGTCCGGCGCCCGCCGCGACTTCATGAGCGAGGAGCTGTTCCCGCTGATTCGCAAGGGCAACCTGGGACTGATGGCCTTCAGCCCGCTGGGAGAAGGCAGGCTGGTGCCGGGCCGGGAGCCCGAGGAGGGATCTCCCCTGACAGGCGTGATCCAGGAACTGGACCGGGTCGCCGAAGAACTGGGCGTCAGCCGCCCCCAGGTGTGCGTGGCCTGGGTGCTCTCTCATCCCGAGGTGACCAGCGCCCTCTCCGGAGGAGAAAAGCCCGAGCACGTGGAGGACAACTTCAAGGGCACCCAGCTCACCCTCCCCGACGAGGCCCTGACGCGACTCAAGGCCGCCTCCGACACCTACAACGAACTGATGGCGAAAGCGGAGGGTTGAGGGGCGAGTAGCCGTTTGCGCAGCCCCGGTTAGATGGCGCGGGGCAAAACCCAGGCAGAAACAAGGATGCGGGCGGGACGCCCGCGCTCCCGGGTGGGCATCATCCAATGACAGCAGTGAGGTAGTTAGGGGCGGGTTATGTTCGGGCGGGAGGCCCGCACCTTGTTCCTGCAAACAGCCTCCGACCCACGCATCTGCATTGCTTCCACCGACTCCTTGAATGTAGGCTTAAGCGCCGGCGAGAACGCGATCTCCCGTCAAAAGGCACGGACCACATTGTGCGCTCGAGGTCGGGAGGCATGGATGAGCCGGTCTGACATGTCGCGGTTGCGCGTATGCCTTCTTTACCATTTTCCCTGTTTCCCAAAACATAAAGCCATGCGAGACCCATTGTATTGTTTGCCTTTGTTCTTGATCCTTGTGGTCGCCGCGCCGGCTGTCGGCGCCGAGGTTGGCAGCGATGCGCCGACCTGCGCGGACAGCTCTGTCGTAGCCGGTGCCGTGCGCACAGAGGAAGACGTTCGAGTATTCGTTCAATGCGCCTACGAGCTGGTTCAGGAAGTGGGCCCCGAGGCGGCCCGGCGGGCCTTCCACGAGGAAGAGCGATGGAGGAGTGGTTCGATCTATGTTGTCGTCGTCGAACAGACGCCGGCCCAAGGGGCAGCTCGGTATTTCGTCTTCCCACCCGACCCTTCGAGGGAGGGGAGGCCGCACGGACCTCTGATCGACAATTACGGCGGCGACTTCGCCGTGGAAGGGAACCGTGTCATCAGTCAATTCGGCGAAGGTTGGGTCTACTATGCGTTCGCCAATCCTGTGACCGGCCGGGAAGAGCCGAAGTCTTCCTACTTCAAGGCCATCGACTGGAACGGAGTGCCCTCCATGATCGGCGCCGGGATATACCGCCGGGATATTCCGGGCACCTGCCATGGGGACGAGGTCAACGCCGCCATGCTGGACGCCGACCCTTCCCGGGCAAGGTTGCAGGAGTTTGTCCGTTGCGCCGCCATGGATCTGGAATCGAGGGGATATTTCTCCACCGTCGCCCTGTCGTTCGATCCCCGTTGGAGAAGCGGTTCGGTCTACCTGTTCGGCCTGGACACTTTCGGCAACGCGCTCTTCACCGGCGATCCCTACAGTCACCCCTTCGGCACCGGCATATCCGAACTGGATCCGAGCTTTGTCGGAACCTTCGGCGACCGGGACATCGTGAGCGTCGCCAATACCTTCGGAGAGTCGTTTCTCTACTACTCGACGCGCAATCCCTTTACCGGACTGCAGGCCCGCAAGGTGACTTTCGTCAAGAGGATCATGGTCTTCGATATGCCGATCCTGCTCGCCGCCGGCTACTATCCGGAAGACATTCCATCGGGATCGGGCAATGAAGATGACGGAGGCTCCGGTTCTCCACCAGGCGACGACACTCAGGGTGCGGGCCAGGGGGGCAGCGCCACCCTTCTCTACTGGCAGGCGCCGACCATTCTCAACCCCTACCTGTCCCGTGGCACCAAGGATGTCGAAGCGGCATCGCTGGTCATCGAGCCGCTGGCCGAGTACACTCCGGACGGGG is part of the Acidobacteriota bacterium genome and harbors:
- a CDS encoding aldo/keto reductase, which gives rise to MPQRPLSSHQVDRPTDRRTFLKACGAAAGSMVLAPLSGCQQAPPPSEPAGRPSHLVQFGHTDLYVSRHCQGTAFRRHLSREGGDAEAHKLIGHCIDLGINFFDSSEAYGHGGSETALGHGIAGRRSEVVIATKAAASGADGKPLVFTREILTRKCEASLNRLQTDYIDIYLLHGADKLTPSSEQYSPPHDTPTLEHMEEIADALDSLVQAGKIRYWGVSNHLAKQVDELIEIGMRADRSGKSRLAGLQDYYNIVSGARRDFMSQELFPLIRKGNLGLMAFSPLGEGRLVPGREPEEGSPLVGVIEELDRVAEELGVSRPQVCVAWVLSHPEVTSALSGGEKPEHVEDNFKGTKLTLPAEALTRLKAASDTYNELMAKAKAEG
- a CDS encoding PQQ-like beta-propeller repeat protein, whose translation is MSPSATDSNKTERRRRLRWWPAAAIGIAALVALTWIWSAEVSHEAVRTVRTAMVVIVSLLLLLLWWMLASGLRWRARWLGLAAVVLVGFLLRSLVAYEGVDGNLVPILRWSWTSRTVPEISGSGSGLHTVTVAGAETDFPQFLGPNRDARLPGPRLSTDWTQHPPKELWKQPIGLGWSSFAIAGELAVTQEQRGSRQLVVAYQLRSGEVVWVRTDQGSFQSALGGDGPRATPTISREGRVYTLSPRGLLNCLELETGKLLWQRNIETENAAGGMRWGRSSSPLLVDDLVVVNPGGSPHRSLAAYRQLSGELVWTSGNAVTSYASPTLLTLLGRPQIVMVNQQMVTAHSPEDGRILWEQAFPSGQPHCSQPVAVADDLVFVSSGYGIGSRLFRISPGEDGKYRSETVWESRGLKTKFTNTVLHKGSIYGLDEGILVCLDPETGRRRWKRGRYGHGQLILVGDLLLITSEQGEVALVEANPERYQEVARFPALDGITWNTPALSGDLLLVRNHQEAAAYKLPVAQ
- a CDS encoding divalent metal cation transporter translates to MNTAAPPAPHPEEQTLLEAQRKGGLALVLAYFKLSGPGWLQSALTLGGGSLSSSLYLGVLAGYSLLWLQPVAMVLGIVMLSAIGYVTTSTGASPFQAVNRQVNPVLGWGWALASLLASLVWSMPQYSLATAVIQQNLLPGVVEGWPGKILVVLLLLGISTAATWSYGRGRMGVKLYEVILKIAVALIVACFIAVVITLSLSPQGLPWQSLWKGFIPNPQSLLTPSEQYLPLLQSVAEAHRSYWSDLIVQKQTDVLVSAAATAVGINMTFLFPYTLLRRKWGKAFRGFVIFDLGSGMLIPFMIATSCVVIAAATQFHVQPQPGLGPETAEQQMAAASPIQQREFQQLLKGRVAAGQSVAPAETMSFSPAEKKLAATLVTRDAFDLADSLQPLSGRSFANLVFGLGVLGMALSTITLLMLASGLVICEMFNLPATGWTYRLATLTAATGALGPFVWSKAAFWLAIPTSVFGFILLPLAYLTFLLLMNQRKVLGPEMPRGASRWTWNSLMTLATAVAGCGSLIMVWKKGGPWGMAAVGLVAVAALWFHLRRRRKPVTSGQADSPSG
- a CDS encoding aldo/keto reductase, translated to MPLRPLSSRAVDSPTDRRTFLKACGAAAGSVVLAPLSGCQQAPPPPEPTSRPSHLVQFGHTDLWVSRHCQGTAFRRHLSREGGDVEAHKLIRHCIDIGINFFDSAEGYGMGGSETALGHGVAGRRNEVVIATKGSPHPAGEKPLVFTKEILTRKCEASLKRLNTDYIDIYLLHAPDAITPSSQRPEPPAGTATLEHMEMIADTMDSLVQSGKIRYWGVSSHLAKQVDELIEIGMRPDRSGKSRLAGLQDYYNIVSGARRDFMSEELFPLIRKGNLGLMAFSPLGEGRLVPGREPEEGSPLTGVIQELDRVAEELGVSRPQVCVAWVLSHPEVTSALSGGEKPEHVEDNFKGTQLTLPDEALTRLKAASDTYNELMAKAEG